A stretch of the Arachis stenosperma cultivar V10309 chromosome 6, arast.V10309.gnm1.PFL2, whole genome shotgun sequence genome encodes the following:
- the LOC130936305 gene encoding uncharacterized protein LOC130936305 yields MASRGVAVDKLCLPPKTGNIAGACGVFPPPTSKKSSFVDMGADLGLSPPKKMQKMMDGKGKPVENGVLIPDIEESNVYSKPFQAQDMCRNLEPPITSKSQMVLEGRVKELEIRLESKENERAALEELKVILTAKISNLENKLKEADKEKAQLRKEKTASKPQKG; encoded by the coding sequence ATGGCATCAAGAGGTGTTGCAGTGGACAAACTCTGCCTTCCACCCAAGACTGGGAATATTGCAGGTGCCTGCGGTGTCTTTCCACCTCCAACTTCAAAGAAATCTTCATTTGTGGACATGGGTGCTGATCTAGGACTTTCACCTccgaaaaaaatgcaaaaaatgaTGGATGGCAAAGGGAAGCCAGTTGAAAATGGTGTGCTGATCCCCGACATTGAGGAGTCCAATGTGTACTCCAAACCCTTTCAAGCCCAAGATATGTGCCGCAACTTGGAGCCACCTATCACCTCCAAATCTCAGATGGTGCTAGAAGGCCGAGTTAAGGAATTAGAGATCCGCCTTGAGTCAAAGGAAAACGAGAGAGCTGCCTTAGAGGAATTGAAGGTTATTTTAACCGCCAAGATTAGTAATCTGGAAAACAAGCTGAAGGAGGCTGATAAGGAGAAGGCTCAGTTAAGGAAGGAGAAAACAGCATCAAAGCCTCAAAAGGGATAA